The following proteins are co-located in the Heteronotia binoei isolate CCM8104 ecotype False Entrance Well chromosome 8, APGP_CSIRO_Hbin_v1, whole genome shotgun sequence genome:
- the GCC1 gene encoding GRIP and coiled-coil domain-containing protein 1, whose translation MEKLGMAFGGGGPSRRELQETVEAQQQQLAQYQARLKDVVRAYKSLLKEKEALEASLRVLGAGRAEEPGPREGEEEEAASASAPSPPRLDEASGSESGSTGEPSEADRRLLQLKTQLATVTSALATVTQEKSRMEASYQADKKKMKQELEEAGRRAAEELKAAQEQLAETRARLITQQHDRAQEQSDHAVMLHELQRLLQSERAQRQEAELSLEETREALAGKAGVAGQMEGYERQAKQLAQEVDGLRRALQAAQEESSRPDPQLQELQAEVVALKNSFQAQLLQEMRKTAQAEERVQMEERRVTNLEVQMSEVSELLGAYEKAKQKDQVAIHKLKERVAQLDLENKTLAMAASGRSPLDFSLEESSLDVNILKEKMEKLQQLLQAAAKHGQCPPALETFCLPELPAGGGTENGDGEKASAAYYQQELKQLKEEFERYKLRAQVVLKNKAAKDGSLAKELEEAQEQLAELKEKYVSLRLSCEAGEKQHRAELEAKKQDLSRLQQLHRQELERAQAACQERLLLLEEEMHKQRDRALAMLAEKDQELEQLRTVVLPSGLQGARKALAGPGPQASSSSSQEPQPEGTESLESLTQALRLTAPGEPGFLLYTEQLARQEVAVAALKKEKRRLEAEAHRLQARLLQEGEEHREEVAALQGRLQKSLRDQSREGANLEYLKNIFYRFLTWTDLLGRQQTLTAILTILRFSPEERQAVLRHVAGSRSWWLSGKR comes from the exons ATGGAGAAGCTGGGCATGGCCTTCGGGGGGGGCGGCCCCAGCCGGCGGGAGCTGCAGGAGACGGTGgaggcgcagcagcagcagctggcccAGTACCAGGCCCGCCTGAAGGACGTGGTGCGCGCCTACAAGAGCCTGCTGAAGGAGAAGGAGGCGCTCGAGGCCAGCCTCAGGGTCCTGGGCGCGGGCAGAGCAGAAGAGCCGGGCccccgggagggggaggaggaggaggccgccAGCGCcagcgccccctccccgcccaggctGGACGAGGCCAGCGGCTCGGAAAGCGGCAGCACCGGGGAGCCCAGCGAGGCAGACCGCAGGCTGCTGCAGCTGAAGACCCAGCTGGCCACCGTCACCAGCGCCCTGGCCACCGTCACCCAGGAGAAGTCGCGCATGGAGGCCTCCTACCAGGcagacaagaagaagatgaagcaggagctggaggaggcgGGCAGGAGGGCGGCCGAGGAGCTGAAGGCCGCGCAGGAGCAGCTGGCCGAGACCAGGGCCCGCCTCATCACGCAGCAGCATGACCGGGCCCAGGAGCAGAGCGACCACGCGGTCATGCTGCATGAGCTCCAGAGGCTGCTGCAGAGCGAGAGGGCCCAGCGGCAGGAGGCCGAGCTGAGCCTGGAGGAGACCAGAGAGGCGCTGGCCGGCAAAGCGGGGGTGGCCGGCCAGATGGAAGGCTATGAGCGCCAAGCCAAGCAGCTGGCCCAAGAAGTGGACGGCCTCAGGAGGGCCCTGCAGGCCGCCCAAGAGGAGAGCAGCAGGCCCGACCCGCAGCTGCAGGAGCTGCAGGCAGAAGTGGTTGCCCTCAAGAACAGTTTCCAAGCTCAGCTGCTGCAGGAGATGAGAAAG ACGGCTCAGGCAGAGGAGCGGGTCCAGATGGAGGAGCGGCGGGTCACCAACCTGGAGGTCCAGATGTCGGAGGTGTCCGAGCTCCTGGGCGCCTATGAGAAGGCCAAGCAGAAGGACCAGGTGGCCATCCACAAGCTGAAGGAGCGTGTTGCCCAGTTGGACCTCGAGAACAAGACGCTGGCCATGGCTGCCTCTGGCCGCTCCCCCCTGGACTTCTCCCTCGAGGAGAGCAGCTTGGACGTCAACATCCTCAAGGAGAAGATGGAGAagctgcagcagctgctgcaggcgGCTGCCAAGCACGGCCAGTGCCCTCCGGCCCTGGAGACCTTCTGCCTGCCGGAGCTGCCTGCAGGTGGCGGCACGGAGAACGGAGACGGGGAGAAGGCCTCTGCCGCCTACTACCAGCAGGAGCTGAAGCAGCTGAAGGAGGAGTTTGAGAGGTACAAGCTGCGTGCGCAGGTGGTCCTGAAGAACAAGGCGGCCAAAGACGGGAGCCTGGCCAAGGAGCtggaggaggcccaggagcagcTGGCGGAGCTGAAGGAGAAGTACGTCTCCCTGCGGCTCTCCTGCGAGGCGGGGGAGAAGCAGCACCGAGCGGAGCTGGAGGCCAAGAAGCAGGATCTCTCCCGCCTGCAGCAGCTCCACCGGCAGGAGCTGGAGAGGGCCCAGGCGGCCTGCCAGGAGCGGCTGCTCCTGCTGGAGGAGGAAATGCACAAGCAGCGGGACCGGGCCCTGGCCATGCTGGCCGAGAAGGACCAGGAGCTGGAGCAGCTGCGGACCGTGGTCTTGCCCTCCGGCCTCCAGGGAGCCAGGAAGGCCCTTGCCGGGCCAGGCcctcaggccagcagcagcagcagccaggagcCGCAGCCGGAGGGGACAGAGTCTCTGGAGAGCCTCACCCAGGCGCTGCGCCTGACTGCTCCCGGCGAGCCCGGCTTCCTCCTGTACACGGAGCAGCTGGCCCgccaggaggtggcggtggccgCTCTGAAGAAAGAGAAGCGCCGGCTGGAGGCTGAGGCCCACCGCCTGCAGGCcaggctgctgcaggagggggaggagcaccGGGAGGAGGTGGCTGCCCTCCAGGGCCGCCTGCAGAAGAGCCTCCGGGACCAGAGCAGGGAAGGCGCCAACCTGGAGTACCTCAAGAACATCTTCTATCGCTTCCTCACCTGGACGGACCTGCTGGGTCGGCAGCAGACACTGACGGCCATCCTGACCATCCTCCGCTTCAGCCCCGAGGAGAGGCAGGCGGTGCTGAGGCACGTGGCTGGCAGCCGCAGCTGGTGGCTCTCGGGGAAGAGGTGA